The proteins below are encoded in one region of Leishmania infantum JPCM5 genome chromosome 16:
- the AP-endonuclease gene encoding apurinic/apyrimidinic endonuclease-redox protein: protein MASKRRRQSSGDSASSSTSSSSTSELPPSKKAAGGQRVTAEAAVAPITTVATSATATAAGGAKKKATTGSPARRTSSAPKISNGDAGRLIRSAEALAALNTKKSEKEIWSDVVPFVRRTTDSDFDPSRMYKFITWNVAGLRGLLKKNASALRAFMEAEKPDVLCLQETKLNVDEADANATLGVVDGYSFVDHPCAFKRGYSGTRTYMKNSTTVKRLHARCTRGFALPSEPQAGAAAGSPVLVEGAGDEEGRVLTTFLSPDPDSASSSSRIALVNTYVANSGMGLTRLPYRVQSFDPSMREYLQRLDTWATENAAVPSAAAKGGDSSPHGFIWAGDLNVAERDYDRYYAGTFKSMQECSGFAPEERISFRETMQRTNSVDVFRQLYPHAGPVYSFWSQRINGRPRNLGWRLDYFVVSSRLASYVVDCFPMPTVMGSDHCPFQMWMQHP, encoded by the coding sequence ATGGCCTCGAAGCGACGCCGGCAGTCCAGCGGTGACTCTGCGTCCTCATCGACCTCGTCGTCCTCAACGTCCGAGCTGCCGCCCTCGAAGAAGGCGGCTGGCGGCCAGCGAGTCACGGCGGAAGCTGCAGTGGCGCCCATCACCACGGTCGCCACGTCTGCCACTGCCACGGCTGCAGGCGGTgcgaagaaaaaggcgaCGACCGGGAGCCCCGCACGCCGCACAAGCAGCGCGCCAAAGATATCAAACGGCGATGCCGGCAGGCTGATCCGCAGCGCTGAggccctcgccgccctcaACACGAAGAAGTCCGAGAAGGAGATTTGGTCTGACGTGGTGCCGTTCGTGCGCAGGACCACGGACAGCGACTTCGACCCGTCGCGCATGTACAAGTTCATTACGTGGAACGTAGCCGGCCTACGCGGGCTGCTGAAGAAGAACGCCTCGGCGCTGAGAGCGTTCATGGAGGCCGAGAAGCCGGATGTTTTGTGCCTGCAGGAGACCAAGCTGAACGTCGACGAGGCCGATGCCAATGCGACCCTCGGCGTGGTGGACGGCTACTCCTTTGTGGACCACCCGTGCGCCTTCAAGCGGGGCTACTCGGGCACCCGCACCTACATGAAGAACAGCACCACTGTGAAACGGCTGCACGCGCGGTGCACTCGTGGCTTCGCATTGCCGTCCGAACCACAGGCaggcgcggccgccggctCACCGGTGCTGGTAgaaggcgctggcgacgaggagggccGCGTGCTGACTACATTCCTATCTCCGGATCCGGACTctgcatcgtcgtcgtcgcgcatTGCCCTCGTGAACACGTACGTGGCGAACAGCGGCATGGGACTGACGCGGCTGCCTTACCGCGTCCAATCCTTTGATCCCAGCATGAGGGAGTACCTTCAGCGGCTGGATACCTGGGCCACGGAAAATGCCGCCGtcccgtcggcggcggcgaagggcggcgacagcagcccGCACGGCTTTATCTGGGCTGGCGACCTCAATGTGGCGGAGCGCGACTACGACCGCTACTACGCCGGTACATTCAAGTCGATGCAGGAGTGCAGCGGCTTTGCGCCAGAGGAGCGGATATCGTTTCGCGAGACGATGCAGCGGACGAACTCGGTGGACGTCTTTCGCCAGCTCTACCCCCACGCAGGCCCGGTCTACTCCTTCTGGTCGCAGCGTATCAACGGTCGCCCAAGAAACTTGGGGTGGCGCTTGGACTACTTCGTTGTCTCCTCGCGGCTTGCATCGTACGTTGTGGACTGCTTCCCGATGCCGACGGTGATGGGCAGCGATCATTGTCCGTTCCAGATGTGGATGCAGCACCCATga